In Parerythrobacter aestuarii, the sequence GTCATTGTCGATGGCAACGGTTCCATCGAACAGGTCCATGAACGCATCCTAAGGGCGGTTGAGCCGGTAGTGGAGGGCGCAACCTGATGCTCCTCAATCACGAGCAGCCCTGGCGCGAATGGGATGCTGCGCTCGCCGGGCCGCGCATGCATCATGGCTGGATCATCGCCGGGCGGCAGGGGCTGGGCAAGCATGAGTTCGCGCTAGGGGCGGCACAGAAGCTGGTGGGCGACGGCCCGATGGGACCGGACCACCCGGATATCATCCTTCTCAATCGCCCGCCCAAGGATGACAAGGAAGCGAGGAAGCGAGACGAAGGCAAACCGTTCGAGCGCAAGCGCAATATCTCGGTCGACCAGATCCGCGAGATGCAGCGCCGCCTTACTACGCGGCCAACGCTGGGCGCGCGCCGAGCGATCATCATCGACCCCGCCGACGATCTCGAGAAGGGCGCATCCAACGCGTTGCTAAAGAGCCTGGAAGAACCACCGGAGGGTACATTCTTCCTGCTGGTGACGCACCGTCCCGCAAGACTGTTACCGACCATCCGCTCGCGCTGCCGCATCATTCGTTTTGCACCGCTAAGCACGAGTGACGTCGAGCGCATACTGCAGGAAGAAGCTCCCAACGCCACCGACGAAGCGCGCGCCGCCGCGGTGGCAGCATCTGGCGGCTCACCGGGCGCAGCGCTTGAGTTTGTCGAGCAGGACCTGGCACCGATAGCGGTCCTGATGCGGAAGATTCTCAACGACGGTGATCCGGATTTCGCCCTGCGAGGCAAGCTGTCAGGCAGTATCGGGGCAAGGCCCGACCGTGAGCGGATCGGAGCGGTGTTCGACCTCGCTCGCGCAGTGCTGGCAGAAAGGATGACGGAAACACCTGCAAGCCAACTTTCCGCGCTGGCCGATGCCCATGCCGATATGGCGGCATTGGCCGGGCAGGCCCCGACCTACAATTTCGATCCCGGATTCCTCGCGATGGAAATCGGCAGCTTGCTCGCATCGGCTGCTCCCAATAAGGAGCGCGCCCATGTCTGATACCAATTCCGATCCTTTCTACATCACCACGGCCATCAACTATCCCAACGGGCGCCCACATATCGGCCATGCCTATGAAGGGATCGCGACCGATGTCGTCGCGCGCTTCCAGCGGATGCGGGGGCGCGATGTGCGTCTGGTCACCGGGACCGACGAACACGGGCTCAAGATGGACCAGACCGCGCGCAAGGCGGGCATGGCGACGATCGACCTCGCGACCGAGATGTCGGGCCATTTCCGCGACATGTGCGCGAAGCTCGACATCGCCTATGACGATTTCGTCCGCACCACCGAGCCGCGCCACCACGCCGCCAGCACCGCGCTGTGGAAACGGATGGAGGCCAACGGCGACCTCTATCTCGATCGCTACGAAGGCTGGTACTCGGTCCGCGACGAGGCGTTTTATGACGAGAGCGAGCTGACCGAAGGCGAGGATGGCGCAAAGCTTTCCCCGCAGGGCACGCCGGTCGAGTGGACCGTCGAGGAAACCTGGTTCTTCCGCCTCTCGAAATACCAGGACCGGTTGCTGGCGCTCTATGCCGAGCAGCCCGATTTCATCCGCCCGGAAAGCCGCCGCAACGAGGTGCTGCGCTTCGTCGAAGGCGGGTTGAAGGATCTTTCCGTCAGCCGCACCAGCTTCGACTGGGGCGTGCCGGTGCCCGATAGCGACGGGCATGTGATGTATGTCTGGGTCGACGCGCTGACGACCTACATGACCGGGGTCGGCTTCCCTGACACCGAAGGCGACATGTTCAGCCGTTACTGGCCGGCCGACATCCACATGATCGGCAAGGACATCGTCCGCTTCCACACGGTCTATTGGCCGGCCTTCCTGATGAGCGCGGACCTGCCGCTGCCGAAGCAGGTCTTCGCGCATGGCTTCCTGCTAGCACGCGGCGGCGAGAAGATGAGCAAGAGCGCCGGCAATGTCGTCGATCCGATGGACCTTGCCGAACGCTTCGGGGTCGATCAGCTGCGCTATTTCTTCATGCGCGAGATCGCATTCGGGCAGGACGGCAGCTATTCCGCCGAAGCCATCGTCAACCGCGCCAATGGCGAGCTCGGCAATGCCTTCGGCAACCTCGCGCAGCGCACGCTCGGCTTCATCGCAAAGAACCTCGAGGGTTACCTCCCGGCCATTCGCGGGCATGATCCGGCCGATGCCGCGCTGTTTGAAGCGATCGACAAGGCCGTACGGAGCGAAATTCCCGAGGCGTTCGAAGCACTGGCCCTGCAGCAGGGCGTCGAGGCGTGGCTGCAGGCCGTGTTCGCCTGCAACGCCTATATCGACGCGCAGGCGCCGTGGACCCTGCGCAAGACCGATCCCGAGCGGATGGAGACAGTGCTCGCCACGCTCTACATCTGCATCGCCCAGCTGGCCGTCGCGATTGCGCCCGTTATCCCTTCCAGCAGCGCCAGGCTGCTTGACATGATGGGGGTAGGGGAAGAGCTGCGCAGCTATGACGCAATTGGCAGCCACTGGTATTCCCCGCTGGCTGAAAGCGACTTCCAGATCGCAGCCCCCACGCCGCTGTTCCCGCGGCTCGAGCTGGCAGAGGAAGAGGCGGGCTGATGCTGGTCGATAGCCACTGCCATCTCCAATACAAGGGCTTGGTCGAGGACCAGCAGGGTGTGCTCGAGCGGGCGCGCGCTGCGGGCGTACAGGGCTTCCTCAATATCTCAACCAAGACCCGCGAGTGGGACGATGTCATCGGCACCGCCCAGCGTGAGCCCGATATCTGGGCCAGCGTGGGCATCCACCCGCACGAGGCCGATGCGCATGAAGACCTCGGCCGCGATGTGCTGCGCGAAGCGACGGACCGGGACAAAGTGATCGCCATCGGCGAGACCGGGCTTGACTACTATTACGATCGCTCCGACCGCGCAGTGCAGCGGGCCTTGTTCCGCATGCATATCGATGTCGCGCGCGAGACCCAGCTGCCGGTGATCATCCATACCCGCGATGCGGAGGACGATACGGCGCAGATCCTGACCGAGGAAATGGAGAAGGGCGCCTTCCCGGCCCTGATCCACTGCTTCACGGCCTCGGCGGAATTCGGCAAGACCGTCCTCGACCTGGGGCTGACCATTTCGCTGTCCGGCATCGTCACCTTCAAGAATGCGCAGGACCTTCAGGCGGTGGCGAAGGATGTGCCGGCAGATCGCTTGTTGGTGGAAACCGACAGCCCGTTCCTCGCGCCGATCCCGCATCGTGGCAAGCCGTGCGAACCCGCCTTCGTGCGCAACACCGCCGAATTCCTCGCCGAGCTGCGCGGCGAGCCGTTGGAAGAACTGGCGGCCAACACCACGCGCAATTTCCACGCCCTGTTCACCCGCGCTGGCCAGAAGGCGGCGGCGTGAAGGTCATCATGCTCGGAACCGGGACCTCCACCGGGGTTCCGCGGATCAATGGCGACTGGGGCGAATGCGATCCCAACGAGCCGAGAAACCGCCGCTCGCGCGTCTCGATCCTGGTAGAAAACAAGGCAGGACAAAGGGTTCTGGTCGATACCTCGACCGATTTGCGCTCGCAGTTCCTGGCCAATGGCATCGACAGCCTCGACGGCGTGTTCTGGACTCATGACCATGCGGACCATTGCCACGGCATCGATGATCTGCGCTCGATGCGCTATGGCCGCTCAGCACCGATTCCCGGGTTCGCGAGCAAGGTGACGTGCCAGCGACTGCGAATGCGCTTCAGCTATGTCTTTGCCGGCGAGCAT encodes:
- a CDS encoding DNA polymerase III subunit delta' produces the protein MLLNHEQPWREWDAALAGPRMHHGWIIAGRQGLGKHEFALGAAQKLVGDGPMGPDHPDIILLNRPPKDDKEARKRDEGKPFERKRNISVDQIREMQRRLTTRPTLGARRAIIIDPADDLEKGASNALLKSLEEPPEGTFFLLVTHRPARLLPTIRSRCRIIRFAPLSTSDVERILQEEAPNATDEARAAAVAASGGSPGAALEFVEQDLAPIAVLMRKILNDGDPDFALRGKLSGSIGARPDRERIGAVFDLARAVLAERMTETPASQLSALADAHADMAALAGQAPTYNFDPGFLAMEIGSLLASAAPNKERAHV
- the metG gene encoding methionine--tRNA ligase, with the translated sequence MSDTNSDPFYITTAINYPNGRPHIGHAYEGIATDVVARFQRMRGRDVRLVTGTDEHGLKMDQTARKAGMATIDLATEMSGHFRDMCAKLDIAYDDFVRTTEPRHHAASTALWKRMEANGDLYLDRYEGWYSVRDEAFYDESELTEGEDGAKLSPQGTPVEWTVEETWFFRLSKYQDRLLALYAEQPDFIRPESRRNEVLRFVEGGLKDLSVSRTSFDWGVPVPDSDGHVMYVWVDALTTYMTGVGFPDTEGDMFSRYWPADIHMIGKDIVRFHTVYWPAFLMSADLPLPKQVFAHGFLLARGGEKMSKSAGNVVDPMDLAERFGVDQLRYFFMREIAFGQDGSYSAEAIVNRANGELGNAFGNLAQRTLGFIAKNLEGYLPAIRGHDPADAALFEAIDKAVRSEIPEAFEALALQQGVEAWLQAVFACNAYIDAQAPWTLRKTDPERMETVLATLYICIAQLAVAIAPVIPSSSARLLDMMGVGEELRSYDAIGSHWYSPLAESDFQIAAPTPLFPRLELAEEEAG
- a CDS encoding TatD family hydrolase; this translates as MLVDSHCHLQYKGLVEDQQGVLERARAAGVQGFLNISTKTREWDDVIGTAQREPDIWASVGIHPHEADAHEDLGRDVLREATDRDKVIAIGETGLDYYYDRSDRAVQRALFRMHIDVARETQLPVIIHTRDAEDDTAQILTEEMEKGAFPALIHCFTASAEFGKTVLDLGLTISLSGIVTFKNAQDLQAVAKDVPADRLLVETDSPFLAPIPHRGKPCEPAFVRNTAEFLAELRGEPLEELAANTTRNFHALFTRAGQKAAA